From Vitis vinifera cultivar Pinot Noir 40024 chromosome 14, ASM3070453v1, a single genomic window includes:
- the LOC109123856 gene encoding putative germin-like protein 2-1: MKNMVINTLACIALLAMSFFLASVSDPSPLQEFCVAVNDTKTTVFVNGKVCKDLKVATANDLFFSRLQVLGHTSNKLESMVTQANVAQIPELNTLGISLARVDYAPYGLNPPHTYPRATEILTVLEGTLYVGFVTSNPDNRLISKVLYKGDVFIFLEGLIHFQLNVRKTKAVAIAALSSQNLGVITIANAVFGSKPAISADVLTKAFQVDKKVVDYLQSQFWTDNHTN; the protein is encoded by the exons atgaaaaatatggtCATTAACACCCTCGCATGCATTGCACTCTTGGCTATGTCATTTTTCCTTGCCTCTGTCTCCGATCCTAGTCCTCTTCAGGAATTTTGTGTGGCTGTCAATGACACAAAGACCACTG TGTTTGTTAATGGGAAAGTCTGCAAGGATCTAAAGGTTGCGACAGCAAATGATCTCTTCTTTTCAAGGCTTCAGGTTCTTGGACATACCTCAAACAAACTTGAGTCAATGGTCACACAGGCAAATGTGGCTCAGATACCCGAACTCAACACCCTTGGCATTTCACTAGCTCGCGTTGATTATGCCCCATATGGTCTCAATCCTCCCCACACCTACCCTCGTGCCACAGAGATACTAACCGTCCTGGAGGGAACACTTTATGTAGGCTTCGTGACCTCTAATCCTGACAACCGCCTCATCTCCAAGGTCCTTTACAAAGGAGACGTTTTCATCTTCCTAGAGGGTCTCATTCACTTCCAACTCAATGTGCGAAAAACAAAAGCAGTCGCCATTGCTGCATTGAGTAGCCAGAACCTTGGCGTGATCACTATTGCCAATGCGGTATTTGGCTCAAagcctgcaatttcagctgatgTTCTTACAAAGGCCTTCCAAGTGGACAAGAAGGTGGTTGACTATCTTCAATCTCAGTTCTGGACTGACAACCACACCAACTAG